In the genome of Acidimicrobiia bacterium, the window CGCGACGTGATCGTCGGCGCGGTGCTGTTCGTGATCACGGGCTTTGGCATCAGCGTCGGGTACCACCGCCTGTTCACGCACCGGAGCTTCGTGCCGAAGCGCTGGCTCAAGATCGTCCTCGCCGCCGTCGGGTCGTTCGCGATGGAGGGCTCGCTCAGTGGCTGGGTCGCCGCGCACCGCCGGCACCACGTGTACAGCGACGGACCGGGTGATCCCCATTCGCCGCACGGACACGGTCCAGAGCGAGGTGGGCAGCTGCGGGGTCTCGTGCACGCGCACGTCGGCTGGTTGTTCACCGCCGAGCTCACGTCGGCCGAGCAGTACGCGCCCGACGTCCTTCGTGACGACGACACGAGGATCATCAGCGGTTGGTTCCCGCTGTTCGCGGTCGTGTCGCTCGCCGGTCCGTTCTTCATCGGATGGGGAGTGTCGGGCACGATCGGTGGCGCGCTCAGCATGCTGCTCTGGGCGGGCCTGGTCCGCATGATGCTGCTCCACCACGTGACGTGGAGCGTCAACTCGATCTGTCACATGTTCGGCTCGCAGCCCGCGAGCACGAAGGACCACAGCACCAACTTCGCGCCGCTCGCGATCCTCTCGT includes:
- a CDS encoding acyl-CoA desaturase, whose amino-acid sequence is MAISIDSGPARPPGPTQSPFVGLVMKVVTGALVVGPAVALAIAIPLLWGNVVHLRDVIVGAVLFVITGFGISVGYHRLFTHRSFVPKRWLKIVLAAVGSFAMEGSLSGWVAAHRRHHVYSDGPGDPHSPHGHGPERGGQLRGLVHAHVGWLFTAELTSAEQYAPDVLRDDDTRIISGWFPLFAVVSLAGPFFIGWGVSGTIGGALSMLLWAGLVRMMLLHHVTWSVNSICHMFGSQPASTKDHSTNFAPLAILSFGESWHNFHHAHPACARHGALRHQLDPSAALIRLFERAGWVTRVRWPSEAQLAGCAG